Part of the Salinigranum rubrum genome is shown below.
GCCCGGACTGTCACGAGACGTGGGTCGCCCGCCAACGGGACGACCCTCCCACGGCCCGGAGTCCAGCCCGCGTCAGTCCGTCGCCCTCTGAAACGGACGAACGGGACGACGACCCGATCGACCCCGACGACCCGTACGGCACGGCGTGAACGGACGGTCCCCGCCCGTCGTGATCACCCGGAGCGGACGCCCCGTTCGGCGTGGCACGCGAGACGGCGACCGACTCCGGAGAACGTGACGCCCCACGGTGGTGTCTCGCGAGCGAAGCAGACGCGAGTCCCACCCAGTCTCTCCTCCGATCGGACGAGCGCGCGGGTGTGGAGGCGCGGACCGTTCTCCTTCGTACAATTTGCGTATGTAATAACAGTACAGAAATGTCAGAAAAAGGTCTTAAACGATCGAGACTTAAAAACGTCGGTGGGGCCGTCAACCACCCCGTCACTCCTCTCCCTTGGACGGCCCTCTGTCCGGTGAGAAGCGGTTCCGCTTCCGATGCTCGATCGACCCGAACGAACGACGTTGCGAGAATTCGGTTCGATCGGATTTCCGCCCAGCCACCGTTTCCAGTTCGTCCGGAGGACGTTCGACAGGTCGGGGTTGAACGGCTGTCTCAGTCGTCGACAGGCTCGAAGGCTGTCCCGCCGCAGTTGTCACACACAGGCTCCGGGACGAACACCGAGAGGTCCTGTCTCCGTCCGCAGTTTTTACATCGCGCCTGCATCGTACCCAGTGGGAAGACTCCCTCTCCCTGCGAGTTGGTAGTCTTCTGGTATCTAATAAGCCTTCTCACCACCGAACGGTTCCACCAGTCGACCCCAGGTCACCTCGTCAGGTCGTGAACGGCGCGGGACCGACGAACCCGCGAGCAATCGAGAGCTTCGCTCCCGGTGACAAAGTGAGCGTCCTGACGGAGCGTTGAACTCGCCGAGGCGGTCCTGCTCGCTCACTGC
Proteins encoded:
- a CDS encoding DUF7564 family protein, giving the protein MVARHIRRAGRHTTTGCVCIDCGTRYLFTNTYKGNYCPDCHETWVARQRDDPPTARSPARVSPSPSETDERDDDPIDPDDPYGTA